The following coding sequences lie in one Hippopotamus amphibius kiboko isolate mHipAmp2 chromosome 7, mHipAmp2.hap2, whole genome shotgun sequence genomic window:
- the LOC130857672 gene encoding non-histone chromosomal protein HMG-14-like, which yields MPSEIGISEIKNIYTAGPSSSGGGRSGSGQTAQLREGSRRAAARRHPAHARPAATVPKRKVSSAEGAAKGEPKRRSARLSAKPAPTKVETKTKKAAGKDKSSDKKVQTKGKRGAKGKQAEVANQETKEDLPTENGETKNEESPASDEAGEKEAKSD from the exons ATGCCAAGTGAAATtggaatttcag AAATTAAGAACATATATACAGCGGGTCCCAGCAGCTCGGGCGGCGGGAGGAGTGGCAGCGGCCAGACAGCCCAGCTCCGCGAAGGCTCTCGGCGCGCCGCGGCCCGCAGGCACCCGGCACacgcccgccccgccgccacggTGCCCAAGAGGAAGGTCAGCTCCGCCGAGGGGGCGGCGAAGGGGGAGCCCAAGAGGAGATCGGCGAGGTTGTCAGCTAAACCGGCTCCCACAAAAGTGGAGACGAAGACAAAAAAGGCGGCGGGAAAGGATAAATCTTCAGACAAAAAAGtgcaaacaaaagggaaaaggggagcaaAGGGAAAACAGGCCGAAGTGGCTAACCAAGAGACTAAAGAAGACTTACCTACAGAAAACGGAGAAACTAAAAACGAGGAGAGCCCAGCCTCTGatgaagcaggagagaaagaagccaagtcGGATTAA